One genomic window of Verrucomicrobiia bacterium includes the following:
- a CDS encoding lipid-binding SYLF domain-containing protein, whose protein sequence is MKKLISSLMMLAFACSAMAASQAELDQRILKLTSKFEAMQAKPDKAIPAKILKNAQGIVLLDRTKAGFIIGFQGGGGVAMVRDSVTKEWSAPAFYNANEGSIGFQVGGQQTFMVMVLMNTNAVRALIDHNGEFGGAAEGTAGDSSTNAGESVHEDDQAILIYSDTKGLYGGATIKGGAVSPNEKDNMRYYGEYVWVQDILFKKKVEPTATAKALAAKIESYAQPTPELSQK, encoded by the coding sequence ATGAAAAAACTGATTAGCTCGCTGATGATGCTCGCTTTCGCCTGCTCGGCCATGGCGGCGAGCCAGGCAGAACTGGACCAACGCATCCTGAAACTCACCTCCAAGTTTGAGGCGATGCAGGCCAAACCGGACAAGGCCATTCCAGCCAAGATTTTGAAGAACGCACAAGGCATCGTACTGCTCGACCGCACGAAAGCCGGTTTCATCATCGGGTTCCAGGGCGGTGGCGGCGTGGCGATGGTGCGTGATTCCGTGACGAAAGAATGGAGTGCGCCTGCTTTCTACAATGCGAATGAAGGCAGCATCGGGTTCCAAGTCGGCGGCCAACAGACCTTCATGGTCATGGTGCTGATGAATACGAATGCGGTTCGTGCACTCATCGATCACAACGGCGAATTCGGTGGCGCGGCGGAAGGCACAGCGGGTGATTCCAGCACGAATGCGGGTGAAAGCGTTCACGAAGATGATCAGGCCATCTTGATCTACTCGGATACGAAGGGACTGTATGGCGGCGCTACCATCAAAGGTGGCGCGGTCTCCCCGAATGAAAAAGATAACATGCGGTACTACGGCGAGTACGTGTGGGTTCAAGACATCCTCTTCAAGAAGAAGGTGGAACCCACAGCGACCGCCAAGGCTCTGGCTGCGAAGATCGAGTCCTACGCGCAGCCCACTCCGGAACTGAGCCAGAAGTAG
- a CDS encoding D-TA family PLP-dependent enzyme: protein MSTDWFVVENAAEIPSPSLLVYPARCRANLERVLTMTGGPDRLRPHIKTHKLGEMAQMHVQAGVIQCKAATIAEAELAATHGMTDVLLSYQPVGPNVARLLELIRRFPQVTFRTIVDDSGALKTLSAAATQAGVKIPVLLDIDCGMHRTGVPPDERALALYRELAKAPGLIADGLHAYDGHLHIEDLTARTKACEDGMAPVLALRTQLQTEGLPVPRFIAGGTPTFPIHANYPDRECSPGTYVFWDFGYGNRFKDLGFQQAAMLLVRVISKPGENRLCLDLGHKAVAAENPHPRVFFPQLPDANAISQSEEHLVIETPRANEFSVGDCLYGIPRHICPTVALHGSVVTVENRKAVGKWLVRGRERMLTI, encoded by the coding sequence ATGAGCACAGACTGGTTCGTCGTAGAAAACGCGGCGGAGATTCCCTCCCCTTCCCTGCTCGTTTACCCGGCGCGTTGCCGGGCTAACTTGGAACGCGTACTCACGATGACCGGCGGACCGGACCGCTTGCGTCCGCATATCAAGACACACAAGCTTGGTGAGATGGCGCAGATGCATGTGCAAGCGGGCGTGATACAGTGCAAGGCGGCGACAATCGCCGAAGCAGAACTCGCGGCCACGCATGGCATGACGGATGTGCTGCTCTCCTATCAACCGGTCGGGCCGAATGTGGCGCGATTGCTTGAACTCATCCGACGTTTTCCACAAGTGACGTTTCGCACCATAGTGGATGACTCAGGTGCGCTGAAAACGCTCTCTGCAGCCGCGACGCAAGCGGGTGTAAAGATTCCGGTGCTGTTGGATATCGATTGCGGGATGCATCGCACAGGTGTGCCACCGGATGAACGGGCGTTGGCACTCTATCGTGAACTGGCGAAAGCTCCAGGACTCATAGCAGATGGCCTGCATGCGTACGATGGGCATCTGCACATCGAAGATCTCACGGCACGCACGAAGGCGTGTGAGGACGGCATGGCTCCGGTGCTCGCGTTGCGCACGCAGTTGCAGACGGAAGGCCTGCCTGTGCCGCGTTTCATCGCCGGTGGCACGCCGACATTTCCGATTCACGCAAATTACCCCGATCGCGAGTGCAGTCCGGGCACGTATGTGTTCTGGGATTTTGGTTACGGGAATCGCTTCAAAGATCTGGGGTTTCAGCAAGCCGCCATGTTGCTCGTGCGCGTCATCAGCAAGCCGGGCGAAAATCGGCTCTGCCTCGACCTCGGGCACAAGGCGGTTGCGGCGGAAAATCCGCATCCTCGCGTTTTCTTTCCGCAGTTGCCTGATGCAAATGCCATCAGCCAGAGCGAGGAGCATCTGGTGATCGAGACCCCACGTGCTAATGAGTTTTCTGTTGGCGATTGCCTCTACGGCATTCCTCGGCACATCTGCCCTACAGTGGCACTGCATGGATCAGTCGTCACAGTGGAGAATAGGAAGGCTGTTGGAAAATGGCTGGTACGCGGACGTGAACGGATGCTGACGATTTAA
- a CDS encoding RidA family protein, translating into MSAEKRIQELKLELPPAPPRGGIYKPVVITGNLAYVSGHGPLRSDGTMIRGKVGQDLDLAAGQVAARQTGLAILSTVRKELGSLDRIKRVIKTLGMVNATPDFPDHPKVINGYSELYEQIWGSDDGVGARSAVGMGSLPGNIAVEIEVIFELHN; encoded by the coding sequence ATGAGCGCCGAAAAACGTATCCAAGAACTCAAACTGGAACTCCCACCTGCTCCTCCGCGTGGAGGCATCTACAAACCCGTCGTCATCACGGGCAATCTCGCTTACGTGTCCGGACACGGTCCATTGCGCAGCGATGGCACGATGATCCGCGGCAAGGTGGGACAAGACTTAGATTTGGCGGCCGGACAAGTCGCCGCTCGTCAGACGGGATTGGCCATCCTCTCCACGGTACGCAAAGAATTGGGTTCACTGGACCGCATCAAGCGCGTGATCAAAACGCTCGGCATGGTGAACGCCACGCCTGATTTCCCTGACCACCCGAAAGTGATCAACGGCTACAGCGAACTCTACGAACAGATCTGGGGATCGGATGATGGCGTAGGTGCCCGCAGTGCCGTGGGCATGGGCTCATTGCCTGGAAATATCGCCGTGGAGATCGAAGTGATTTTTGAGCTGCATAACTGA